AATGCATTTTACCGTATACCGTATGTATAATTTCAGTTTAACTTAAAGATTTTAAAACTCACGATATAAACGCACGGACGCAATTCGAGAGGGAATATCAGAAGTGCCCGagttaaaaaagaaagaaatataaaacatcaacaaaacattatttttcaagCATTATTGAGTCTCTAGCCCGTATGGAAAACTCGGAAGAAAGAATAGTGTACACTTTGACTCTACGTAGTAGATAGGCTTACACATCTATCTCCATTCCCCTCCTAACACACAGCGTATTGAGGATACTATATACGATGATAatacacacacatatatatatatatatttactacATACTTAACCATAGATAACATTCCTGTCAGGCATGTAGGCTGTAGACCGGTAATTAATATTGTGTCTAAGCAAGAGGCCTAAGCCAGTTTCGAAATAGATTTTCGATTTTTGTATGTTTATGTTGTTATATGCCTACTTGTTGAGTGTACCTGTTAACATGATGCCACATGAACCGTCTTAAAGTATTTACCCAGTTTAACATCGACTACTACAACAATACTTCGAATTTATTGATCCAATCAAAAGATGAATCAAAACTCAACAAGTAAGAAACATTTCATACTTCAGAATCAtgatattttgtatgaatacaAAACACGTTCTTTAGATACCGTAGCTATTATTCAGACACATGCAAACTAATACttaatgtatgtactgtacgtAAACCTAACGGACGTGAGCCTATACATGTCCTTGAGTTGAACCTCTATGAAGACGCTAATATTGCTGTTAAGAAAATAACAAATCTATTTAAACCTACTTACCATTTGCAAACACCGAATGAAACACAAATAGAGCAAACATGACTTTTAGGTGTAACACACCCATTCTCTTGGGACGAGTCTCTCGAGACGAAAACACCTTAGAATCTTCTCTAGCTGTTTTTTAGGCCAGTGTGCACATACTCCAGAAGGATACCAATGGCTTAATCTGTTTAATATGTCACTACTAACTAGTTTCCGCGAACAACTTCCGCAAAAAAACGTCATATCATTTTCATTGTGTTTCGAAATCGAAACATGCAGCGGCATGTATATCAAGATGTGATTAAATTCAGAACTAATGTgcaatttattatacaaaataatgattGCTTATCAGTTGAAAGGTTGACTATTTAACAAGTCAATTTTTCAACGATTTAAATATTCTGTCCATTCAACAGATAATAAACTTTCATTATCAAGCCTATACACAACTACCCAAcgtatttttaaaaaagttttatacaattaataattcCCTGCTTCCATCTTGGGAATTAGGAGCACTGCAGGCTGGTTTTCGAACATGGCATCGCGCgaaacaacatttaaaacagACCTCAGCGTGTAatagtatataataattaaacatcACGATTAAAGACAATTCTCTTTAAGTAGAACGTTGCCACGTGGTACAAAATTAACCaattagtccagtcaatctaatgatatacccaccacaaattgcaatagtaacaaagCTAGTATTTTTTAATTCGATATAATTTGTAGAacgacatactaaaagtcaccgaaaatccaagcattgggtcaaggggtcagaggtcaataaaggtcattttaagtcaaaattaatatgccccattaattacatatatttaaccatttaaaatacattatatacaagtgggatttatgtcatccgaaagcttattaaatttcctattcagtgatatcaaacttatagtcataacattttatttagaatgTCAATTTTGcggaaaaacacaacataatgtgtcaattttggctaaaaatgttgttttcgctgTAAACAACAATGGTATACACACAGGGATTCCCTGGGGTGAACATTTCAGTCCAACGCGATACACATGACCAGTTCAAGATGCAGATGAGTGACATCTCCGTTTCTGTTGCTTCTGGATGatctacattccattttttccagttggcatttgtgttgccatggttacagtatttatattggaatgtataagtattttttaaccaGTAGAAATACAAAGATATTCAACAGCAGTTTGACAATGACCTCCATGTTGTATGACGTTCGGACCATCTGGGCTGGATTGTCAACAGACCTGCAGGTGATTGAAAAAGTTTCTATGAGAAGCCTCAAAGAAAACAAGAGGTTTGACAAGAAAATATAGGAATGCGTACATCCAGACCATGAAGAAAGAGCCGGTTATAAGGGACATATTTCCTTAACCGGTAGTACTGACTGGACAAGTCAACAACAAAACAGGTATTTTTTGCTTAGTAATGAATATAACAATGAACATAAGTGTAATATCTCAAGAGAAAGTTCTGTTATAAACCAAAGTAATGAAAAAGTTAAATCAAGTAAAAGACATAGACGTGGTAAAAAGAAAAGTCGTAATGATAAGAATAATGAATGTTCTAACATTAAGATTGCATTTAATAACGTAAACAGGGTAAAATCTAAGATCTATGAGATTGATCATTTCTTAAAAGACAATAGTATCCAAATATTAGGTTTAGCTGAAACATTTCTacaaaatgatcaaacaatTGACATTAACAGCTATAAATGGAttggcaaaaatagaaaatcTAAAAATGGGGGTGGTATAGGTTTTCTAATATCGGAGGCGATTACAATCATGGATGATAATTATTTCGACCCGCACGATGATTATGAAAGACTATGGATAAAAGTTAagttaaacaataatattatatatatagcaGTAGCTTACTTTCCTGTCGAAGGAACTGATGCTTGTCTCTCTGATGAATTATATAATCAACTCCTATCAGAAATTTtacaaattgaaaatgaaaaagcTGCACACATTTTAATTATGGGAGACTTTAACGCCAGAATTGGTAATGCAATCCCATATGGAGACCCTGTTCTTAATACGAATGGCAAACGTTTTCTTAATTTTTGTGAAAATTCGGCACTTACAGTTCTCAACTGTACAAAACTATGCCACGGAAAGACAACATGGATGAGGAATAATCAATCCTCAACCATTGATTATATGTTAACCTCAGACGACCTAATAGAATATGTAGAAACATTTATTGTGGATGAAGACCACCGCTTTCATTTAGGCAGTGATCACAATAcattaataacaaattttaaacaaagctttggtcaattaaataaaaagaaaaagaataaaaCTCCACAAATATTTGGAATATTTTACCACATCAAGACTGGTCCAATTACCAAAAAGAATTAAAAGATACTTTTGAAGAATGGAACGCCAATGAATTTGACTGCCCAAATATGCTATGGTCCTCATGGCGATCAAAATTACTACAAgcagcaaataaaacaataggATTCAAAAATAAGAAATGTAAACACAAACGATGGTGGGACTCAAACATTGATCATTTGATCAAAGATAGAAAAGCTGCCAGTAAAGAACACCGACATTGGGTGAAGAGTAATAAAAACACAGTACATGGCAACGAGCTATGGCAAAATTACCAACATAAAAGGAAAGCTGTCAAACACGCAATCAACAAGAAAATAATGCAAGTTCGCATTGATAAAAGCGCACAAATCTCAGAAAACGGTGGAGTAAGCAGTAAgaatttttggacaaacttacGAGGTTGTAACCGCAAAAAAGTTGAAACTACTTCAATTAAACTGCCTAACTCTGATAAGACAACAAcagataaatgtaaaataaaagagACAATATGTCAATATTGGAAGACATTAGGACAAAGTAACTTAGGTACTCACGattattcaattaaacaaacaaaagaagaaataaacaaTCTAAGAAATAAAAGTGATGAATGTAATATCGGAACTCAAAATTCCCCTCAGCTTTGCAATATATATATCTCTATGTTAGATATTAAATGGGCTTTAGGCCAATGTAAAAATCACAAAGCACCTGGCATTGATTCCATTCCTAATGAACTTCTCAAATTTGGAGGAGATAAACTTATCCAATCTCTCTCTCAACTATTTAATCGCCTGTTAGAACTTCAAACTATCCCCGATGAATGGAACAAAGGTATAATAATCCCGGTTCACAAGAAAGGTCCAAAAAATGACTTAAACAATTATAGAGGTATAACTCTCAACTCATGTGTGTCCAAGGTATTCACGCGTATTATATCTAATAATATCTCAAAGTTTCTTGAAAGCAACAACATATTGTCTGAAATCCAAGGTGGATTCAGAAAAGACCATCGCTGTGATGATCATATTTTCACACTTAAATGTATAGCCTCAACCAGACAGGCAGAGggtaaaaatacatatatggcTTTTCTTGATTTTCGAAAGGCCTTCGATACTGTATGGAGAGACAAATTGTTAACCACAGCATGGGATATTGGTATTAAAGGAAATGTATggaaaatgttatttaatatatataataatgttcaCTGTAAAGTAAAATTTGGAGAAATCGAAACAGAATATTTCGAAATTGAAGAAGGTGTTAAACAAGGTTATGCATTATCacctattttattttgtatatacataAATGAATTTGCCAAACTTCTAAGGGAAAACAAAATGGGCATAGAAATATGTAATGTTCAATTAAGTGGTCTATTCTGGGCAGATGATGTTGTTCTGCTAGCTAACGATGAAAGGGAGTTACAAGAAATGCTTGATCTAGCTACAAAATTTAGTAATGACTACAAATTAAAATTCAACTATGAGAAATCCAATGTTTTAATTACTGGAAAAAGAACAGACAAACAGAGATTATGGCCATTAAGTGATCATTATATTTCAGAAGTTAATAGTTACAAATATTTAGGATCCCATATTACAAGATCTCTTTCCGATCACTGTCATATTGAAGAGGTTATTAAGAAGGGATATAGAATTATAGCGTATATAAAGTCAATTATTAATGATCAAGATGATTATAACAGAGTGTTTTATGGAGATTTGTTGTGGAAGACTCTGGGTCTTCCTTCAATTAACTATGCGTGCTCTACATATGTCTGTGGTGGTATAAGTGATATTCAAAATCTTGAAAAATTACAAACCCAAATGGCAAAGGCAATACTCAAAGCACCACGTACAACTTGTAAGGAAGCTTTGTACGGTGATCTAGGTTGGAAGTCTATTTCAACTATTCAAGACATGCAACGAATTTACTTCTTAAATCGTTTAGTAAAGATGGATATGAGTCGATGGCCCAAATTGGCTTTTAGTGCAATGCTATTCATTGGTCATACGTCTACATTTAAGTGGAAATGGTACAACCATATGCAAAATACTCTAGACTCGTGTGGAATGAGCCACAGGTTTAAATTAACGACAGATACTAACAATCAATGGGTAATCATTTCAAAAAGTATAATTAAAAGTATTGATGGTATCCAAATTTTTGATCAAGCCAGAAAGAAAACTTCATTGATGAATTATGTCACACTTAAATCCACACCATATATAGAACCGTATCTTTTAGATAAATTGGATTTCTTAGGGGCAAGTCTTAAATTTAAGGCAAGATCAAATACACTTGCACTTAACCTTAAGAAATCTATATGGGAAGAAGATAATGATGGTACATGTCCTATATGTAAAAATGATAAAGAAGacattatacattttatgttcAAATGCAAATATTTTGATGATCTACGCTCAACGGAATATTGTAAACTTGAGCATAACCTATATAATAGTAATCTATATACATTCTGGTTGTACTTTCTACTAGGTAACCCAGtattaaaactaaaactaaCCCTAGGAAGTGACACTAGCCTTCCTACTGGGACGCAACCAGTAATTgttaataaagtaaatgaaatatttgACATGTTTTGCAAAAGCTATATAAAACAAGCATGGGCTTCACGTACCAAAATGTTAAAGATTTAAATACCAGTCTGGTACTACTAATGTATAACTGTAAATAGAGTAACGAAATAAAGAATTTTTTTAGTTAAGTATAGTATACTTAAGTTTTTTTTGTGAATgtgaatgtatttatatatatattattttgtatcatgtattaataattattgttatcaCTAAACTGTAGTAGTCTGGTACTACTaatgtataactataaatacagtaatgatTAACAGGCTATAccttacattaaatatatttacttacCAACGTTTTCTTTTGGCTTTTTTAGTTAAGTATAGTAGTATagttaagatttttttttttttttttttttttttttttttcgtattaACTTATGATTTTAtgtgaatgtattttttatatattattttgtatcactatgtataattgttattactatactgtatatgaaacCATTTCAATATTAACTATcatgataattttaatatcctcatcaacaaatatttttgttactaCTTCctctttatgtatatatatataaatatatttaactaaaatgtatcaactcATGTCAGACAAATATTGCTACAGTATAGAGtactaattttaattcaaattagcTTAAGTATCCGTATCCgtcattttatgttaattgtGTTCAATATGGATGCACCACTTCCTG
This region of Antedon mediterranea chromosome 8, ecAntMedi1.1, whole genome shotgun sequence genomic DNA includes:
- the LOC140057641 gene encoding uncharacterized protein, which gives rise to MTSMLYDVRTIWAGLSTDLQVIEKVSMRSLKENKRESSVINQSNEKVKSSKRHRRGKKKSRNDKNNECSNIKIAFNNVNRVKSKIYEIDHFLKDNSIQILGLAETFLQNDQTIDINSYKWIGKNRKSKNGGGIGFLISEAITIMDDNYFDPHDDYERLWIKVKLNNNIIYIAVAYFPVEGTDACLSDELYNQLLSEILQIENEKAAHILIMGDFNARIDWSNYQKELKDTFEEWNANEFDCPNMLWSSWRSKLLQAANKTIGFKNKKCKHKRWWDSNIDHLIKDRKAASKEHRHWVKSNKNTVHGNELWQNYQHKRKAVKHAINKKIMQVRIDKSAQISENGGVSSKNFWTNLRGCNRKKVETTSIKLPNSDKTTTDKCKIKETICQYWKTLGQSNLGTHDYSIKQTKEEINNLRNKSDECNIGTQNSPQLCNIYISMLDIKWALGQCKNHKAPGIDSIPNELLKFGGDKLIQSLSQLFNRLLELQTIPDEWNKGIIIPVHKKGPKNDLNNYRGITLNSCVSKVFTRIISNNISKFLESNNILSEIQGGFRKDHRCDDHIFTLKCIASTRQAEGKNTYMAFLDFRKAFDTVWRDKLLTTAWDIGIKGNVWKMLFNIYNNVHCKVKFGEIETEYFEIEEGVKQGYALSPILFCIYINEFAKLLRENKMGIEICNVQLSGLFWADDVVLLANDERELQEMLDLATKFSNDYKLKFNYEKSNVLITGKRTDKQRLWPLSDHYISEVNSYKYLGSHITRSLSDHCHIEEVIKKGYRIIAYIKSIINDQDDYNRVFYGDLLWKTLGLPSINYACSTYVCGGISDIQNLEKLQTQMAKAILKAPRTTCKEALYGDLGWKSISTIQDMQRIYFLNRLVKMDMSRWPKLAFSAMLFIGHTSTFKWKWYNHMQNTLDSCGMSHRFKLTTDTNNQWVIISKSIIKSIDGIQIFDQARKKTSLMNYVTLKSTPYIEPYLLDKLDFLGASLKFKARSNTLALNLKKSIWEEDNDGTCPIYFKCKQATKDDIVVARENGLVRLYNGLPGQRGMPLTPSHLQVQPRISPTS